Proteins from one Arcobacter sp. F2176 genomic window:
- a CDS encoding methyl-accepting chemotaxis protein, whose translation MNKLTISKKFLFMTIGLAIIMISISFFILNIKKNSIKDDVLNTTISDLRQTSDLKIEGKLEVGISNAISIANDSMIQQSLIDNNRELAISALSSLSKKMKESTPFKNIKVHIHTKDNKSFVRSWVPNKFGDDLSSFRDSVVEVNKNKKVVNTLEVGKAGLSIRSVVPIFTKDNEHVGSLEFMQGINSVAKAFDKNGDAFILLMDSKLAVADTSKLQKISNYIVSQKFLNEEFYKDSKNIDFNKLLKNGYYDDSKYFYTFSQIKDFKGKDLGIALLGRKHDVVNVSIDGASDIIWQALLLLFISLFLSMIGSYFTLKYTVLSPISNLKNSIDSLVNHTTNETTRIEVKSNDEIGSVVTSFNNYLDDLDRGNKLDIKVIDETNLIIEKVNKGLLNERVLTKAHSTSVNKLVDEVNSMIGVFQTNLLMVSDVLINLSHANYDSQIPDVKLTGTLSSIFDGIKVTQSTINEVMCLIDNANNKLTSSAFELSSASSKLSTSSNEQAASLEETAAAIQEISSTIQSSSETATKMSQYTKNVSESNENGKQLAFKTAAAMEELSSKVSAINESISIIDQIAFQTNILSLNAAVEAATAGEAGKGFAVVAQEVRNLASRSAEAAKEIKTLVEDATLKASQSKDISNQMITGYNQLNESITYTIELIEDVATATKEQESAMSQISDTVNSLDQATQQNAALATSINEMSKVTSDLASQLQNAINRTSFDKNASKRICDENLIFDVNKLKSDHLVFKNINFSECRKGNNFKVKTHHECNLGKWIDEHEDTTFNQTKDWANLKEAHKHVHELVQKTVDLYAKGASNDEIFEVTESVENNINIVFESLNTIREENCKNN comes from the coding sequence ATGAATAAGTTGACAATTTCAAAAAAATTCTTATTTATGACGATTGGATTAGCTATTATTATGATTAGTATTAGTTTCTTCATCTTGAATATAAAGAAAAACTCTATAAAAGATGATGTACTTAATACGACCATAAGTGATTTGAGACAAACCTCTGATTTAAAAATTGAAGGAAAGTTAGAAGTTGGTATTTCAAATGCGATATCAATAGCAAATGATTCTATGATTCAACAGTCACTTATTGATAATAATCGAGAATTAGCAATAAGTGCCTTATCAAGTCTATCAAAAAAGATGAAAGAATCAACACCTTTTAAAAATATAAAGGTACATATTCATACAAAAGATAATAAATCTTTTGTAAGATCTTGGGTTCCAAATAAATTTGGAGACGACTTATCTTCTTTTAGAGATAGTGTTGTCGAAGTAAATAAAAATAAAAAAGTTGTAAATACTTTAGAAGTAGGGAAAGCTGGTCTAAGCATAAGATCTGTTGTTCCTATTTTTACAAAAGATAATGAACATGTTGGTTCATTAGAATTTATGCAGGGTATTAACTCTGTTGCAAAAGCTTTTGATAAAAATGGTGATGCTTTCATTTTACTTATGGACTCAAAATTAGCAGTTGCAGATACTTCGAAATTACAAAAAATAAGTAATTACATAGTTTCTCAAAAATTCTTAAATGAAGAATTTTATAAAGATTCTAAAAATATAGATTTTAACAAACTTCTTAAAAATGGTTATTATGATGACTCAAAGTATTTTTATACTTTTAGTCAAATAAAGGATTTCAAAGGCAAAGATTTAGGAATAGCTTTACTTGGTAGAAAACATGATGTAGTTAATGTATCAATAGATGGAGCTTCTGATATTATTTGGCAAGCTTTACTTTTATTGTTTATTTCTTTATTTTTATCAATGATAGGAAGTTATTTTACTTTAAAATATACTGTTCTTTCTCCTATAAGTAATTTAAAAAATTCTATTGATAGTTTAGTTAATCATACTACAAATGAAACAACAAGAATAGAAGTTAAATCAAATGATGAAATTGGAAGTGTTGTAACTAGTTTCAATAACTACTTAGACGATTTAGATAGGGGTAATAAACTTGATATTAAAGTAATTGATGAAACTAATTTAATCATCGAAAAAGTTAATAAAGGTTTATTAAATGAAAGAGTATTAACAAAAGCTCACTCAACATCAGTTAATAAGCTTGTAGATGAAGTAAACTCAATGATTGGTGTATTTCAAACTAATTTATTGATGGTTTCTGATGTTTTGATTAATCTTTCACATGCTAATTATGATTCACAAATACCAGATGTAAAACTAACAGGAACTCTTAGTTCTATTTTTGATGGAATAAAAGTAACTCAATCAACAATCAATGAAGTAATGTGTTTAATTGATAATGCAAATAATAAATTAACATCAAGTGCTTTTGAATTATCAAGTGCATCAAGTAAACTTAGTACTTCTTCAAATGAACAAGCAGCTTCTTTAGAAGAAACAGCAGCTGCTATTCAAGAGATATCTTCAACTATTCAAAGTAGTAGTGAAACAGCAACTAAAATGTCACAATATACAAAAAATGTAAGTGAATCAAATGAGAATGGGAAACAACTTGCTTTTAAAACAGCTGCAGCAATGGAAGAGTTAAGTTCTAAAGTAAGTGCGATTAATGAATCAATTTCTATAATTGATCAAATAGCTTTTCAAACAAATATTTTAAGTCTAAATGCAGCAGTAGAAGCAGCAACTGCGGGTGAGGCTGGAAAAGGTTTTGCAGTAGTTGCACAAGAGGTTAGAAACTTAGCTTCTAGAAGTGCAGAAGCAGCAAAAGAGATAAAAACTTTAGTGGAAGATGCAACTTTAAAAGCAAGTCAAAGTAAAGATATTTCAAATCAGATGATTACTGGTTATAATCAATTAAATGAGAGCATAACTTATACAATAGAACTTATTGAAGATGTAGCAACTGCAACAAAAGAGCAAGAATCAGCTATGAGTCAAATAAGTGATACTGTTAACTCTTTAGATCAAGCAACACAACAAAATGCAGCTTTAGCAACATCAATAAATGAGATGTCAAAAGTGACATCAGACCTTGCTTCACAATTGCAAAATGCTATAAATAGAACTAGCTTTGACAAAAATGCTAGCAAAAGAATATGTGATGAAAACCTTATATTTGATGTAAATAAATTAAAATCTGACCATTTGGTATTTAAAAATATTAATTTTTCAGAGTGCAGAAAAGGTAATAATTTTAAAGTTAAAACCCATCATGAATGTAATCTTGGAAAATGGATTGATGAACATGAAGATACTACTTTTAATCAGACAAAAGATTGGGCTAATTTAAAAGAAGCTCATAAACATGTTCATGAACTTGTACAAAAAACAGTAGACTTATATGCTAAAGGTGCATCTAATGATGAGATTTTTGAAGTAACTGAATCAGTAGAAAATAATATTAATATAGTATTTGAATCTCTTAATACTATAAGAGAAGAAAATTGTAAAAACAATTAG
- a CDS encoding iron-containing alcohol dehydrogenase, with protein MEDFSYCNPTQVEFGKDKEKKIGEYINSKDVKKVLICYGSQRIKKDALYDTVVNSLKENGIEYIDFGGIISNPTLSKVNEGIKITKESSIDGILAIGGGSVLDSAKAIAAGTFYDGDVWDFFIKKEVIKKALPVFDIMTLAATGSEMNCFAVITNEETKEKYSIFSSHVYPKVSVINPLLMQSISKEYLVYSAADIIAHSIEGYFTASAQPTFLNRQIESIIKTVIETTEILIDNPKDDKIRGEFAWAATNALNGTTFLGTAGYTFPNHMIEHTLSALHNVPHGAGLSVVMPAWMKWYYKRNENQFTRFAKEIFGLSTAIEGIEALENWFNKIGTPTKLSQLNIKESDLEKIIENTNKSAEHFGLGDIYTKEALNKIMSTAL; from the coding sequence ATGGAAGACTTTAGTTATTGTAATCCAACTCAAGTAGAATTTGGAAAAGATAAAGAAAAAAAAATTGGTGAATATATTAATTCAAAAGATGTTAAAAAAGTACTTATATGTTATGGAAGTCAAAGAATAAAAAAAGATGCTTTGTATGACACTGTTGTAAATAGTTTGAAAGAAAATGGTATTGAGTATATTGATTTTGGTGGGATTATTAGTAACCCCACTTTATCAAAAGTAAATGAAGGTATAAAAATTACTAAAGAAAGTTCTATTGATGGTATTTTAGCTATTGGTGGAGGCTCTGTTCTTGATAGTGCTAAAGCAATCGCCGCAGGAACTTTTTATGATGGAGATGTTTGGGATTTTTTTATAAAAAAAGAAGTTATTAAAAAGGCTTTACCTGTATTTGATATTATGACATTAGCAGCAACGGGTAGTGAAATGAACTGTTTTGCTGTGATTACAAATGAAGAGACAAAAGAAAAGTATTCAATTTTTTCTTCACATGTTTACCCAAAAGTATCAGTTATAAATCCATTACTTATGCAATCAATTTCAAAAGAATACTTAGTATATTCAGCAGCTGATATCATAGCTCATAGTATAGAAGGATATTTTACTGCAAGTGCTCAACCAACTTTTTTAAATAGACAAATAGAATCTATAATTAAAACAGTTATAGAAACAACAGAAATTTTAATAGATAATCCAAAGGATGATAAAATAAGAGGTGAATTTGCATGGGCAGCAACTAATGCACTAAATGGTACTACATTTTTAGGAACAGCTGGATATACCTTTCCTAATCACATGATTGAGCATACTTTATCTGCACTTCATAATGTGCCTCATGGAGCAGGATTGTCTGTTGTTATGCCAGCATGGATGAAATGGTATTATAAAAGAAATGAAAACCAATTTACTAGATTTGCAAAAGAAATTTTTGGTTTATCAACTGCAATTGAAGGCATCGAAGCCTTAGAAAATTGGTTTAATAAAATTGGAACTCCTACCAAATTAAGTCAACTAAATATTAAAGAATCTGATTTAGAGAAAATCATAGAAAACACTAATAAAAGTGCAGAACATTTTGGCCTTGGCGATATTTATACAAAAGAAGCATTAAATAAAATAATGTCTACTGCATTATAA